tatagttGAAAgtctattaaattttaaataaattactgggaaaaaaattgaatttaaattaagcATTTATATTGTAATTATAACATATTCTAACCCAATTCACATGAGATAATTTTTGCTTTAATGAAACTTTTAGCATCTTAAACCTTTGAATTTTTACttcaaaaagtaatttcatttaCCCCTCACAATATTAACAAATTTGTGAAATTCACTAgatttaaaacatatataacAATTAGTTGACCCGCGTATACTAAAGCAACATGCCAATCAATAATCATTTCAGAAAATTATCATTCCAATcaatctctcaacaaaaaaaaaaaaacttcattttcttttcaattgacTTCTTATGTAACTTTGCACTCTTTCCTATctcaaaattcaacaaatttagcacaagaaaataagaagaagaaaatagcaataaattgaagaaaaatattcgaGTAGTCTAGAAAGTTATTAAAATTAACCATATGGAATACATAGTTCAAAAAGTGCATTGTTGAAACCGGATTGACAAAACCTAAAActcatataatattttattaatctttTCAAATAGTGTTATATTTTAGATTTGacaatgaatttgttttttAGCCATATATCTTAAATATAAGTGTATTAGAACTACTAAAGATTAGTCATTTACTTTCTtacaaaaataatgaatttgagTGGGGgactttatataattttataatgtaCTTGTAATCTTATTAGTTTTATGAGATACTacatttttaaagaataaaacttTCTTTAAGTTCCTTAAAAGAGTTTTTTTAGGGGGAGGGGGGAATACATATTTTTTGGGAGTCCaaactattaaaattttcaattttaataaataaaatatataaattactaCAAAAAAATTGGGTCCAACAAAGCTctgtttctatatatatatatatatatatatatatatatatatatatagaaaagcTTATCCtattgaaaattatattatgtatcgTATATGTACATCATTCATCTTTCAGTACGTGGGTTCCATAATCTAAAATGGAATTCAAGTTGGCAAGTGATAATCAATCTAAGGAAGCTAAAAGAGCCCATTTCACAATAAAAATGAGATATAGAATTGCACTTTGCTATTTGCCTAAAAGAACATTAATCCATCTCATAATTAGATGAAGCTAAAACTTTGTAAGCTTATGAGGGATAGCAAGCTTAAAGCTAGTGTGCCCATTGGCTAATAAATCTCTTTTTGATAAATAGGAAGTAGAAAGGAGAAGGATTCAATAAAGGGGTTTATAGATGCATGTCTCAACTCTAAAGTATGCCCTAAAAGTagtattcaaaattcaaaaaatttatgactTCAAATCATAAGAACTTGCATATgatttaattagaaattttggaatttgaacTAAATGACTAACTAAAAAGTTAAGCTaaagaaatttagaatatgTTTGGAGAGTATGTTCAATAAGTAAGAAAttggtttgaatttaattactttCCGGGtcatgtaattaaaaaattaaaaaagctaCTTAATGATCGTACCATAGAGACCAAACCACCAAGGTAGTAGTAGGCCAGTCGATTAAATTAATGATTGCAAAGATTCATAGTTCATACCAACTCCATAAAATTTTCCTCACCAAGGTTGGTGAAAAATATGCTTACTGATTTGGCTCACTTGATTATGACACCTGATGATGCCTAAAagatcaccagtaagctgctagtactccaccgatttgaagcaacacctgcaaagaaaaagtaggtgatcgacagagagcaccggtgtggtgccggccaaagaccctccgacgatcaagttagaatcttttaagcaaccctagagtgccagagttgaggtaattgtgcgtacctttgggtcatgagggtcttggggtatatatagtggtgtgtggccgaaatatgcgccttggtgaagaagtactttcctttttaaaagagtaattcgcggatcttcgcctattgtattgagccctttccttataggaatcttcttaactaagtcgaacgcgtagcgcaaggactttccttatattcacataagcagaggtcaagataggctaaaaatgaaagttgggttattccttcagccttcacctgccaaggtcgtcagcccacgtgtaactcctatactgtcgtcagcttacgtacgTCGACGTGGTTCGTCAGCCAAGGACATCAGCCAAagaccttacagccaaggtcgtcacccctgaCTCGTCCACGTTGATCCGTCAGCTTAATGTTGCTACGTAAGGGGCATGGCTATGAATGCTAAAGAGGTGTTAATGACAGTAGCTGACGGATAGCGTAttgtcgtcagcttcttaaCGTGCATTCAGTATGTAACAAGTGAACTTCCGTCAgcttgtaataacgtcactatcaacACCAAATGTTTTCCTTCTACATTGCTAGCATTTATATCTCCTAATGTTCTAATGTTTGTCATCACTTTCATGATCTCATCGtcatattataaattaattcaaTAAGTATAAATGAATGAAATCGGGAATTCAAATCGCAACCATAAATATAAATACTTTTAATCAATACAAAGAAAGTACCTTGTTTGGAATTTGATTGATggtaataaactattttaatcACAGACCAAAAGGATTGAAGAAATTAAACGTGttgttggttttatttattttgtttaaattttaaaattatgggtAGATAAATGGGAGATGAGATTTAAACCAcaaatattggacattatctaCTTATTAACTTGCTGCAACttgtaagtgaaaaaaaattaacaaaattaactCGAACTGTTGGCTTACAAGGTTACATCATTGACCAATGTGTTAAGACTTAAGAATAGTAGtttgttttgttaattaaaatgtGAAGTTGTAGGAATATACTACTTAACATGCAATGCAAtagtttatcccaaaaaaaagagagttgaATTTCATGGTTCTTGGATACCAAAACTTCAAATTTGATACTGTTTCTTATTCAATCTTGTTGGGTCTAGCCGAGAAGTTCCTTTGAATTGTTGGATTCAGATGTGTGCATTTTGTTAGATTAATTGTGGAATGGGCTCTGAATTTGGGCAGAGGCTTCTTTCATCTTGGACAAACCTTGGTCCAACCAATAGGCAGGGCTGAGAATCGGTGAGGTACTCTGAATATGGTAAAGGGCCTAGGCCCAAATATTGTCCAGGTGccatcaaaataatttataatattgattttttttttaagttagaatCTATCATattgaacttttttattttattttttttttagaaataattacaacatgttaCTAACCTCGCAGCTCAAATCATTTCCTCTCTAAACCCTCAAATACTTTGTACATGAGAAAGTGTCAATTAAGCTACAAGGCCCTTGGCTATCATATTGAACTTAAACCACAAATTCACGTATATTACATTAGGTCTGAATAATCAATCCTAAGCAAAAAAAACCAAGTGAATGAAAACGTACGTGCAATTGGTTCGACTTTTCAACCTGCTATTGTATTCTAGGATGGATTTGAaaagttctttctttcttattttgttaCTTGTTAGAAAAGTTGATGAAAAGCCCACCATTATGCGTGCATTATTGACTaatattcttttctttgctgtgataatatatattttttaattttttgatatataGGATGTTCTGTGATAATATTGAATAATATTGAATACGTCACTAACCTCACATTTCTTGCTGCCCACATTATGGTATGCTATAAATTAAACCCATCATCAGAGACTCTTCTATTGATCACCATAAGTTTCATTTCCATCAACTATCTCTAATCAAGGTGAGTTTAGATTAGTAGTTCTTACCTTTCTCTCTATAAAAAAGGTGAGTTTAGATTACACTTTCTATCTATAAAATTTGGgattaatttcattttagttccttaagttatagatttttttattgaaaggcTGTTTTCTTGGTGCAAAATGAAAAACCTAAAACTTATGTTAAGgtaccaaaatggaaaaaaaaaatccaaaattttaagaatttatttGGGTTGTAATGAAATTAGCTTATTTTGagattttaccttttttttatactattcataggtcctattgcattttttggttttttaatttttttttttctacactttcagcaaaaaaatttcagtttcagttaAATAAGTTATTTCCAAATGAACCCTTAAATGTCAAAAAGTAGACTTTAGTGTTTTTTAGTATATTTGTtgatttacaatttttaaaccatttttttttcttaagtacaatcatatttttgtcaattttcaGCATCCCTTTTACTAAtcaaaagacaagaaaaaatattcaaaagtatCAGCAATAGAAAAAACAAGCAATGAATACATATGGATGGGCAGCAAGAGATTCCTCAGGAATTCTTTCACCTTTCCACTTCGAGAGAAGGTACTTATTTACTTATATAGTCTACTTGATATTATTTATCAATAAAAGTTTATAAGCTCATCAAATTTTGCAAATGCTAGTGTATGCatggaggatgttccaccaTCACTTTTACATTTTGTTCAAGCTTATTTAGCCTTTTCTTTGAATTAATAAACAGTTGActtatttctccaaaaaaaaaattgcaattgcTTTGCTATTTTGTATAGGGCTAATGGCGACAAAGATATCACCATAAAGATACTCTTTTGTGGGATTTGCCACTCTGACCTTCACTTTGCTAAGAATGAAGCAGGAATGACCAGCTATCCATTTGTCCCAGGGTAATCTTCCAATATGTCTATAAAGTTGTGTTAGAATTTTGTTTGACAATTATGTTCTTTGATAAAAACCGTAGTATTatgttcatttcattttttttctttaatttaatgcATGTGTGATTTAAAAGTTCCCTTTAATGGCTTAACCTATTTGAAAGTTTAATTTATGCTTATGAAAAGCGAACTATCAatggctttatatatatatatatatatattaaaaatgataaatttgaatataaaaaaatcacatgctTATGTTGGAGATTGATGAAACTAActttatatacataaaattgaatcACATGACATTCACTTATTAGATTGGTAAATGGGTGACTTGATATAATTATTTGGTAGAATCACATGATAATCTGCAAGAGTcatattttgttgaataattcTTTAGTGAGATATTGGGtcatagtttttgtttttttttttttttttcatttttttataggCACGAGATTGTGGGTGAGGTGACGAAGGTTGGGCACAATgtcacaaaattcaaaattggaGATAAAGCTGGAGTGGGCTGTATGGTGGGCTCATGTGGCACATGTGAAAACTGCAAACAGGACTTGGAAGTTTATTGCCCCGAAATGATTTGGACCTTAAAAACCTTTGGTGGATATTCTGAAAACATAGTCATAGATGAGCATTTTGCAGTGTTAATTCCAAATAGTTTGCCATTACATGGTGCTGCTCCACTTTTGTGTGCTGGGATTACTGTGTACAGTCCCATGATGTACTATGGACTCTGTAAGCCTGGTCAACACTTGGGTGTGGTTGGGCTTGGTGGATTGGGTCATGTGGCTGTGAAGTTTGCCAAAGCTCTAGGAATGAAGGTCTCAGTTATAAGCACCTCTCCA
This portion of the Castanea sativa cultivar Marrone di Chiusa Pesio chromosome 7, ASM4071231v1 genome encodes:
- the LOC142642551 gene encoding putative mannitol dehydrogenase — its product is MNTYGWAARDSSGILSPFHFERRANGDKDITIKILFCGICHSDLHFAKNEAGMTSYPFVPGHEIVGEVTKVGHNVTKFKIGDKAGVGCMVGSCGTCENCKQDLEVYCPEMIWTLKTFGGYSENIVIDEHFAVLIPNSLPLHGAAPLLCAGITVYSPMMYYGLCKPGQHLGVVGLGGLGHVAVKFAKALGMKVSVISTSPSKKNEAVERLGVDSFLVSHDQEQLQVAMGTMDGIIDTVSGPHSILPLINLLKTNGKLIAVGVPTEAPEIPYIPLIMGRKLIGGSAAGGLKETQEMVDFAAKHNIIADIEVIPMNYVNTAMERLAKGDVKYRFVIDVANTLNSSF